Proteins encoded in a region of the Isoalcanivorax pacificus W11-5 genome:
- a CDS encoding DUF6231 family protein: MNHIDATAPVADSPQRHLAAILDGQHPATLLTLSLNPMPVVDQWCREHGTQLTRLEAPDPFDELARLGRFDLVIVADQLEYMTRDNGTELLGLLRNLHTNAMVVLYQPQRAPDTLRWPRNDFLGMGLRREADFEDGERSMTLYSYELDTYNFRRAWNNPQYWANPENWGRYWW, translated from the coding sequence ATGAACCACATTGATGCCACCGCCCCCGTGGCGGACAGCCCGCAACGTCATCTGGCCGCGATCCTCGATGGCCAACACCCCGCCACGCTGCTCACGCTGAGCCTCAACCCCATGCCGGTCGTCGATCAATGGTGCCGGGAACACGGCACGCAGCTGACCCGCCTGGAAGCGCCAGACCCGTTTGATGAACTGGCACGGCTCGGCCGTTTTGATCTGGTCATCGTCGCCGATCAACTGGAATACATGACCCGCGACAATGGCACCGAACTGCTCGGCCTGCTGCGCAATCTGCACACCAACGCCATGGTGGTGCTGTACCAGCCGCAACGCGCGCCTGACACGCTGCGCTGGCCACGCAATGATTTCCTCGGCATGGGCCTGCGTCGCGAGGCGGATTTCGAGGACGGCGAGCGCAGCATGACGCTCTACAGCTATGAGCTGGACACCTACAACTTCCGCCGCGCCTGGAACAATCCGCAGTACTGGGCCAATCCCGAGAACTGGGGTCGCTATTGGTGGTAA
- a CDS encoding OsmC family protein, with product MADFRLGVSWDATSDTDHYVWRLASGSVLRTQAMDGTLTSEFMDPEEAFIAAIASCHLLSFVTEAARAGYSVSRYQDNPVGTLGKDEQGVLYMREVALRPLVKFAGEAQPDREAVEALHREARKKCFISHSVRSEIRITPL from the coding sequence ATGGCCGACTTCCGACTTGGCGTCAGTTGGGATGCCACCAGCGATACTGACCATTATGTCTGGCGCCTGGCCAGTGGCTCCGTGCTGCGCACGCAGGCAATGGATGGCACGCTGACGAGTGAATTCATGGACCCGGAAGAAGCCTTTATTGCGGCCATCGCCAGTTGCCACCTGTTGAGCTTTGTCACCGAGGCGGCACGCGCGGGCTATTCGGTGAGCCGTTATCAGGACAACCCGGTGGGCACACTGGGCAAGGATGAGCAGGGTGTGTTGTATATGCGCGAGGTGGCGCTGCGGCCACTGGTGAAATTCGCCGGCGAGGCACAGCCTGATCGCGAGGCGGTGGAAGCGCTGCACCGGGAGGCACGCAAGAAATGTTTTATCAGCCACTCGGTGCGCAGCGAGATACGCATTACACCGCTCTGA
- a CDS encoding hemin uptake protein HemP: MSQSTAAPKPRNESPRPRGLYRNVTVRDGRINSRTLLNEDGTLWIRHGDSFYQLRRTAAGKLILTK, translated from the coding sequence ATGTCGCAATCCACTGCCGCCCCCAAGCCGCGCAACGAATCACCCCGGCCCCGTGGCCTCTACCGCAATGTGACCGTGCGCGATGGCCGTATCAACAGCCGCACGCTGCTGAACGAGGACGGCACCCTGTGGATTCGCCACGGCGACAGCTTCTATCAGTTGCGTCGCACTGCGGCCGGCAAACTGATTTTGACCAAATAG